In Dyadobacter sp. NIV53, a single window of DNA contains:
- a CDS encoding inorganic pyrophosphatase, with the protein MIANVHKAHPWHGISMGDNAPEQVTAFIEIVPTDTVKYEIDKATGYLVIDRPQKYSNIVPALYGFIPKTYCAEKIALLARERSGRDVTEGDGDPLDILVLCEKIISHGDILCQAIPIGGIRLIDGGEADDKIIAVLKGDEVYGSFSDISELPGGIIERLKHYFLTYKNLPGEKAHIEITNVYGRDEAHEVIMTSVEDYKHSFY; encoded by the coding sequence ATGATCGCTAACGTACACAAAGCCCATCCCTGGCACGGTATTTCAATGGGAGACAATGCACCTGAACAAGTAACTGCATTTATTGAAATTGTTCCTACTGACACAGTAAAATACGAAATAGATAAGGCTACGGGCTATCTGGTAATTGATCGTCCTCAAAAATATTCTAATATCGTTCCTGCACTTTACGGATTTATTCCTAAAACTTATTGTGCCGAGAAAATTGCATTACTTGCCCGTGAGCGTTCTGGCCGTGATGTAACAGAAGGTGATGGTGACCCGCTTGACATTCTGGTTTTATGTGAAAAAATTATTTCCCACGGAGATATTTTATGCCAGGCTATACCTATCGGCGGAATTCGTCTGATTGACGGGGGAGAAGCCGATGATAAAATTATTGCTGTTCTGAAAGGTGATGAAGTATATGGCAGTTTTTCCGATATCAGTGAGTTGCCGGGAGGGATTATTGAACGTTTGAAACATTACTTTTTAACGTATAAAAATCTACCTGGAGAAAAAGCACATATTGAAATTACCAATGTGTATGGCCGTGATGAGGCACATGAAGTAATTATGACTTCTGTGGAAGATTACAAACATTCTTTTTACTGA